ATGACAACAGTTGACAATCGGGTCTATTCGAGGCCATAATTCTCTCGAATCTGTCCATTGGTTGCCACGCTGACCGACCTGCTCAGCCCCAAACAGCTCGCCGAATATCTCCAGCTTTCCCAGCGCACCGTGTACCGGCTGCTGGAGCGCGGAGACCTGCCCGCCGTGAAGGTGGGCGGCCAGTGGCGCTTTCGAAAAGCCATCGTGGACGAGTGGCTCGACGTCAACATGCAGCGCCTGGACACCGCGTCGCTGCATGCCCTGGAGAGCGACGACGAATCGGGCCCCCGCGCCCTCAGCATTGCCGGTCTGATCGCGTCCGGCAATGCGCGCATCGACGTTCCGGCCGGTTCGCGCGACGGGGTCGTGCGCGCGTTCCTGGGTGAGGTGAGCTTTCCGGAGCCGGTGTCGGTGGACCTCGTGTGCGAGCGGGTGCTGGAGCGCGAGCGGCTGTGCAGCACGGCGGCGTCGGGAGGGGTGGCGCTGCTGCACACCCCGCGCAGCCGCCCGCGCGTGCTCAACGCCCACGACCTCGTGGCCATCGGACGCATCCAGTCACCGGTGGACTTCGGCGCCCTCGACGGGACGCCCACGCACACGCTCATCCTGCTGCTCGCGCGGAGCGAGCGCGACCAGTTGGCGCTGCTCGCCAAGCTCACGCGGCTCTGCCAGGAGCCCGGCTTCCTGGCCCAGCTGCACGACACACGCACCGCCGATGACGTGATCGCGCTGGTGCGCGCGACCGAATCCCGCATCTTCGTCTCCACCCACTGACGGCTCCCGTTCACCCCGCCATGCAACTCACGCTTCGCCAGGTCGCGTCGTACCTCGACGTCCCGGACTCCACGGTGCGCCACTGGATCACCAGTCGCGACCTGCCGGCGCACCGGGTGAACGAGCGTCTGTACTGCAACGCGATCGAACTCTGGGAGTGGGCGGTGGAGCACGGCGTCCCGGTGTCGAAGAGTCTGCTGGAGCAGGCGCAGCGCGCGCCCGACGCCGTGCCCCCGCTGTCCACGCTGATCGCCGAAGGGGGCGTGCACCGCGACGTGCCCGGCGCGACCAAGGCCGAGGTGCTGCGCCAAGTGGTCGCGCGGCTTCCGCTGCCCGACGATGTGGACCGCGAGTTCCTGATCAGCGTGCTCGAGGCCCGCGAGGCCATGGGCTCCACGGGCATCGGCGACGGCATCGCCATTCCGCACGTCCGCAATCCGATTCTCCTGCACGTGGCGCGCTCGTTCGTGGCCGCGTGCCTGCTCACGCATCCCGTGGAGTTCGACGCCGTGGACGGCAAGCCCGTCCACGCGCTGTTCCTCGTGGTGAGTGCCACGGTGCCGGCGCACCTGCGCATTCTCGCGCAACTCGGCTACACGCTGCGCGACCCCGAGCTGCGGCGCCTGCTCAGCACGGCCGCGCCCACGGCGGCCATTCTCGAGCGGATCGCCGCCGTCGAGGCGTCCACGTCCACGCCGTCGCGCGCCAACGGATGACCCCGTGATCGCGCTCGGAATCGCCGCCGCGTGCTGGACGCTGGGCGCGGGCGCCGCACTCGCCTTCCGGCGCCGCGCGATCGGCGCATCGCTCGGAGCGGCCGGCGCCGTGGTCGGTGGCGTGGCCGCGGCCGAAGCCGCGGTGCGCGCGCTCGGCGCGCCGGCGGGGCTGCACTGGTCCATGCCATGGAGCGTGCCCGGCGGCGCCGTCGCGCTCCGGCTGGATGCGCTGGCCGCGGCGTTCCTGCTCCCCGTGGCCGTGGTGGGCGCCGCGTGCGCCCTCTATGGCGTGGCCTACCTGCGCCACCACGCCGGCCGTGGCCACGGCGGCGCGTCGATGGCCGCCTACAATCTGCTGCTGCTGGCGATGGCGCTCGTGGTCACAGCCGACAACCTGGTGCTGCTCATCGTGGCGTGGGAGCTGATGACGCTCAGCTCGTGGGCGCTGGTGGTGAGCGATCACGATCAACGGTCGGTGCGCGCCGCGGGGCTGCAGTACCTCGTGGCCGGCCACCTGGCAACGGCCGCGCTGCTGCTGTTCGCCCTCCTGTTCGCCACCGCCACCGGCGGCTACGCCATCGCGCCGCTGGGCCCCGCAACCACGGCGAACGCCGGCCTGCTGTTCACGCTCGCCCTGATCGGCTTCGGCACCAAGGCCGGCCTCGTCCCGCTGCACGTCTGGCTCCCCGACGCGCATCCCGCGGCCCCATCGCACGCGTCGGCGCTCATGTCGGCGGTGATGATCACGATGGGGTTCTACGGATTGGCGCGATTCATCCCGCTGCTTGGCGCGCCGGCGCTCTGGTGGGCGTACACGCTGATGGGATTGGGCGCGGTGGGCGCGGTGGCCGGCATCGCCTTCTCCATCGCGCAGCGCGATGTGAAGCGCGCGCTCGCATATTCCACCGTCGAGAATGCCGGTCTCGTGGCCCTCGCCATGGGGGTCGGCGTGCTGGCCACGGTGCTGCACCGCCCGGTGCTGGCCGGGCTCGCGTGGGGCGCCGCGCTGCTCCATCTGTGGAATCACGCGCTGGCCAAGAGCCTGCTCTTTCTGGGATTCGGCGCCGCGGCGCAGCGCGCGGGCAGCCGCGACCTCGACGCGATGGGCGGCCTGCTGGCCCGATGGCCGGTGGTGGGCGGCACGCTCGTGCTCGGCGCCGCGGCCATCGCGTCGCTGCCGGGGCTCAACGTGTTCACCAGCGAATGGCTGTTGTTGCGCGCGCTGCTGGCCGGCGCGCTCGACCTCAGCGGCGTGAACCGGATCGCGCTCCTGGGCGGGATCCTCGCCGTGGCGTTCACGGGCGCGCTCGCGGCGGCCGCGTTCGCGCGCCTGGTCGGCGTGGGACTGCTTGGAACGCCGCGCACCGCGGGCGCGGCCAACGCCGCGCCCCCCGAACGCGCCATGCGCCTGCCGATCGTCGCCCTCGGCGCCGGCTGCGTGCTCGTGGCCGCGATGCCCCATCTCGCGCTGGGCGCGCTCGCGCCCGCCGTGCGCGTGGTGGCGCCGGCGGCCGACCTCGGCGCCGCGGAGGCCATGCTCCGGCCCATCGCGCTGCTGCTCCCGCTGCTCGCCGCGATCGTCCTCCTCACGCTCGGCCTGCGCGCCGTGGCCACGCGCCGAGCGATGGCGCGCCGCGGGCCCACGTGGGGATGCGGCTACCCCGCGCCCACGGCCGCGATGCAGTACACGTCCACCTCGTTCGGCGGGGCGCTCACCAACGTCCTGCAACCGCTGCTCCACGTCGAGACGCGGCGCCAGATGGTTGCCCGCCAACTCCCCATCACCGGAGAGCGCGCGGTGTGGCCGCTGTCGGCGTCGTGGGCGTCGTCCACCGCCGACCGCGTACTGGAGCGACTCTACACGCCGGCGTTCGCGAGCATCGCGCGCGCCGCGCAGCGGCTGCGTTCCCTGCACCGCGCGCGCGTGACCACGTCGCTGGTCTACATGGTCGTGGTGGTGGTCGTGCTGTTGGGCCTGCTCGTGCTGCCCGGACTCAACCGATGATCCTCGTGACGTTGAGCGTCGTGCTCATGCTCATCGCGGGCGTGGCGGCCGTGGCGCTCTCGGCGCGGCGGGCGCTGGCCGAACGCGTGTTCCGCACGTGCCTCGTGGCCGGCGCGATCGCGGGATTGGTGCCGGCCCTTCGCGTCCTTGGCGGGGGGACGGTGGCCGACGTGTCCGTGGCCTCGCACGTGCCGGGCGGCCCGTGGGTGTTCGGGCTGGACAGTGTGTCGGCGGTGTTCCTGCTCGCGGTGCTGTTGGCCGGATCGGCCAGCGCGTTCTACGGCGTGACGTACCTGCGGCGCGACGCATCGCGCCGCGGCGTGGCCGTGCCGCACCTGCTGATGACCATGCTCCTCGCCGCGATGACCCTCGTCGTGGTGGCGCGGGCGGCGGTGCCGTTCCTGATCGCGTGGGAAGCGATGGCGCTCACCTCGTACGCGCTCATCGTCACCGACCACGACCGCGCCGAGAACCGCCGGGCGGGCATGCTGTACCTGGTGGCCACGCACGCCGGCACGCTGGCGCTGTTCGCGCTGTTCGCGGTGTGGGGGTCGGGCGGGGGCGACCTGTCGTTCGGGTCGCTGGCGGCGCATCCCCCCGTGGGCCCGGCGCAGGCCGCCGTGCTCGTGGCGGCGCTCGTGGGGTTCGGGATGAAGGCCGGCGTCGTGCCCCTGCACTTCTGGCTGCCCGAGGCGCACGCCGCGGCGCCGTCGCATGTATCGGCCGTGATGTCGGGCGTGGTGATCAAGATGGGGATCTACGGCCTGATGCGCGTGGGCATGCTGCTCGGCGTGCTGCCCGCGTGGTGGGGGTGGCTGCTCCTCGCGCTGGGCGCCGCGTCCGGCGTGCTGGGCGTGTTGTGGGCGCTGGCGCAGCACGATCTCAAGCGACTGCTCGCGTTTCACAGCGTGGAGAACATCGGGATCATCCTGCTCGGGCTCGGCGCCGGATCGCTGGGCGTGACGTACGACCATCCGCTCGTGGCCGTACTTGGATTCGCCGGCGCGGCGCTGCACACCTTGAATCACGCGCTGTTCAAGTCCCTGCTCTTTCTGGCCGCCGGGTCGGTGGCGCATGCCACCGGTACGCGCGAGATCGACCGCTTGGGCGGCCTGGCTCGGCGGATGCCGCGCACGGCGATCGCGTTCCTGATCGGCTCGGCGGCGATCGTGGGCCTCCCGCCGTTGAACGGCTTCCTGAGCGAGTGGCTCGTCTTCCGTTCGCTGCTGCAAGCCGGCCTCACGCCCGAGTCCCTGCGCATGGCGGTGCTGGCCGTGGCCGCGCTGGGGCTGATCGGCGCGCTGGCGTTGGCCTGCTTCGCCAAGGTGATGGGCGTGGTATTTCTGGGATCGCCGCGCGACGCGGGCGTGGCCGCGGCGCACGAATCGACGCCCGGGATGATGCAGCCGATGGCGTTCCTCGCCGCGGCCTGCGCCGCGATCGGGCTGCTGCCGGCGCTGGTGCTGCCGCCGCTGTTCCGCGTCGGCGCGCTCGTGGCCGGCGCGTCCCTGCCCGGCGTGTGGACACTGGGCGTCGACCCGGCCGTCCGCACCATCACCTGGTTCACGGTCGCGCTCGCGGCGGCGCTCGCCGCCGCATGGGCGGCGCGATCGCGGCTGCAGCGCCGCCGCGCATCGCGCGCCGCGGATACGTGGGGTTGCGGCTTCTCGCCCGTCACGCCGCGCATGCAGTACACCGCGTCGTCCTTCGCCACGCCCGTACTCGACGCCTATCGCGCCGTGGCGGGCGTGCGCGTGCACCGCACGGCCACCTCGTTCGCCACGCACGCCGTGGACCCGGTGCTCGACGCCGTGGTGCTGCCGGTGTGGCACGGCGTGCAGTCCGCGGCGGGCAGGGTTCGCCCGCTCCAACGCGGCCGGCTATCGCTCTACCTGATCTACATCGTGGCCGCGCTGGTGGGCGTGCTGCTGTACCTCGTGCGCTGGGGACGGGCCTCATGATGCCGGTGGTGGATCCGCGCGCGGTCGCCGCGCTGGCCGTGTTGCTGGTGCTGGCGCCGGCCCTGCCCGGCGTGGCCGTGAAGACCAAGTCGTGGCTCACCGGGCGGCGCGGCGCGCCCGTGCTGCAGCTCTACGCCGATCTCGCCAAGCTCGTCCGCAAGGGATCGGTGTACAGCACCACCAGCACGTGGGTATTCCGCGCCGGGCCGGTGGTGACCCTGGCAGCGCTCGTCGCCGCGGCGCTCTTCCTGCCGCTCGACGGCCGCCAGGCGCCGGCGCACTTTGCCGGCGATCTCGTGGCGTTCGCGGCGCTGCTCGCGTTGGCGCGGTTCGCGCTCGTCCTTGCCGGACTCGACACCGGGTCGAGCTTCGAGGGCATGGGGGCCAGCCGTGAGGTCACGTTCGCCAGCTTCGCCGAGCCCACGCTCTTCCTGTGCTTCATCGCGCTCGTGCTCGCCACGGGGCATCTCTCCATGAGCGGCATGTTCGGCGCGCCCGTGGCCGCGGCGTGGGCCGGGGCCGCCGCGCCGCTCAGCCTGGTGGCGATCGCCCTGTTCGTGCTGCTCCTGGCCGAGAATTCGCGGGTGCCGGTGGACGATCCCGCCACGCACCTCGAGCTCACGATGATCCACGAGGTCATCGTCCTCGACCACAGCGGCCCCGATCTGGCGCTGATCCTGTACGGCAGCGCGCTCAAGCTGGCGATCTTCGCGGCGTTGATCGTCGGGTTGGCCGTTCCGCGCGCCACGCGCTCGCTGCCCGAGGCGTTGCTGCTGCTCGCCGCCGGGCTCGTGGCGGTGGCCGTCGCTGTGGGCGTGGTGGAATCGGTGATGGCGCGGCTCCGGCTCACGCGCGTCCCGCAACTGCTCGTCGGCGCCGGCGCGCTGGCGCTGTTCGGCATCATCCTCCTGCTCCGCTGACCATGCAGACCGCCGCGCAGATCGTACTACTCCTGGTGGTACTCACCGACTTCGCCGTGCTCGGCACGTCGCGGTTGCGCACGTGCATCCGCGCCCTCGCCGCGCAGGGCCTCCTGCTCGGCCTGCTGCCGATCGCGCTGGCGCCGCAGCTCACCATCCATGCCGTGACGCTGGCCGCCGGCACCGTGCTCGTGAAAGCCATCCTGCTGCCCTGGTTCCTGACCTGGGCCATTCGCGAAGCGGCGGTGCGCCGCGAGGTGGAGCCGGTGGTGGGCTTCATCGCCTCGCTGCTCCTCGGCGCGGCGGCGCTCGCCCTGGCGTTCGCGATCACCGCGCGGCTGCCGCTCGCCGAGGTGCGCGAGCCGCTGCTCGTCCCCGTGGCGCTGGCCACCGTGATGATCGGCCTCATCGTGCTCACCACGCGGCGCAAGGCGCTCACCCAGGTGGTGGGCTACCTGATGCTCGAGAACGGGATCTACCTGTTCGGCCTCACGCAGATGGAGAGCGTGCCCTTCCTGCTCGAACTCGGCGTGCTGCTCGACGTATTCGCGGGCGTGTTCATCATGGGCATCGTCGTCTTCCATATCAACCGCGAATTCGACTCGCTCGACTCGGCGCGGCTCACGGAGCTCAAGGACTGATGCGCCTGATCGCGCTCTGCCTGCTGCCGGCGCTCATCGCCGCGATCACGATGGCCGCGCGGTCGCCGCGCGTGGGCCGCTGGCGAGTGGTCGCGCTGGTCGCCACGGCAGCCGCGCACCTGGCGCTCACGATCTCCCTCTGGGTGTCGCCGGCCGACGCGACGGTCAATGGGTGGTTCGGCGTTGACGCCCTGGGCCTCCTCGTGCTGACCGTCATCAGCATCATCTTCTTCGCCACGGCCGTGTACACGGTGGGCTACCTGGCCCGCGAGACGCCCCGCGGCGGACGCGCGTTCGTGGGCGGGCTGCTGGGATTCCTCTCCGCCACCACCATCGTCTGCGTCAGCCAACATCTCGCCATGCTCTGGGTGGGTATCGAGGCCACCACCTTCTCCGTGGCCCCGCTCATCTATCACCGGCACGACCGCCGCTCGCTCGAGGCCGTGTGGAAGTATCTGCTCATCTCGTCGGTGGGCATCGCCCTCGCGCTCCTCGGCACGTTCTTCCTGGCCAGCGCGCAGCGCGATGCGCCCGGCGCGCCGCTCATCCTCGGCGACCTCATCGCCCACGCCCACGAACTCCAGCCCGCGTGGCTGCGCGCCGCGTTCCTCTTCCTGCTCGTCGGATTCGGCACCAAGATGGGGCTGGCGCCCATGCACACCTGGAAACCGGACACCTACGGCGAGGCGCCTGCGCTCGTCGGCGGCCTCATGGCCGGTGGGCTCACCAGCTGCGCGTTCCTTGGCGTGGCCCGCGTCACCGAGATCGCGATGGCGGCCGGCATGGCGCCGTTCATCCAGCCGGTGCTGCTCGGATTCGGACTCCTGTCGCTGGCCGTGGCCGCCGCGTTCGTGATCGGACAGCGCGACCTCAAGCGCCTGCTCGCCTATTCGAGCGTGGAACACATGGGGCTGCTCGTGCTCGGGCTCGGGCTGGGCGGCGTGGGCGCGTACGGCACGGTGTTGCACCTGGTCAACAACGGCCTCTCCAAGGCGTGGCTCTTCCTCGTGACCGGTAACGTCGTGCTCGCCATGGGCACGTCGTCGGCGGCGCGTGTCCGCGGCCTCGTGCGCGCGCTCCCGGTGTCGGGCGTGCTGCTCGTGCTCGGACTGTTCGCCGTCACGGGGTCGCCGCCGTTCGGACTCTTCATCAGCGAGTTCACGATTCTCCGCGCCGCCGTGGCCGGCGGCCATCCGTGGATCGCCGCCGTGGTGCTGCTCCTGCTCGCGATCATCTTCGTGGGCATGGCCGCGCTGATCCTGGAGATGGCGCTCGGCGAGCCCGAGTCCCCCGTCCCACCGCAGCGGGAGAGCGCGTGGCTCCTCGCCGGCCCGATCGCGCTCGCCGCCGCCGTGCTCATGCTCGGCGTCTACATCCCGGCACCGCTGCAGCACGTGCTCGCGCAGGCCGCCGTGGCGCTGGGCGGGAGGACGCCGTGAACGCGTTCAACGAGATCGGGCTCCGCAACCGGCGCGCCGTGTCGCTCGCCTCGGTGCCCGTCGAACCGGTGGACGCCTGGCGCCGCACCGTGATCGACGCCGTGGCCGCCGAGTGGCGCATCGTGGCGTTGTTCGGCATGCCGGAGGCGGCCGACACCACGCGCCTCGTGGCCATCCTCGCCAACGACGCGCGCGGCGAGCTCGGCGCCACCACGGCCCTCGTGGGCGACCGCTATCCCGCGCTCACGCCCGACTGCCCGCAGGCCCACGCCTTCGAGCGCGAGATCGCCGAGCAGTGCGCCGTACTGCCCGAAGGCCATCCCTGGCTCAAGCCGCTGCGGCGCCACCTGCCCGACCATCGGCCGCCGGCGCGCAGCAACGTGGTGCTCGATCCCGCCGTGTATCCGTTCTTCCGCGTCGAGGGCGCCGAGGTGCACGAGGTGGCCGTGGGCCCCGTGCACGCGGGCATCATCGAGCCCGGCCATTTCCGATTCCAGGCGCACGCCGAGGAGGTGCTGTTCCTCGAGATCATGCTCGGGTATCAGCATCGCGGCGTCGAGCGCCTGCTCGAGTCGGCGCCGGCGGACCAGCGCATGCTGGTGGCCGAGTCGATCGCCGGCGATACCGTGATCGGACACGCCGGCGCGTACTGCGGCGCGATCGAGGCCGTGTCCCGCTGCCGCAAGTCCCCGCGCGCGCAAGCCATTCGCGGCATCGCGCTCGAGATCGAGCGGCTGGCCAATCACATCGGCGACCTGGGTGCGATCGCCGGCGACGTGGCGTACCAACCGGCCGCCGCCTACTTCGGCCGCATGCGCGGCGAGTGCCTCAACCTGCTGATGCAGCTCTCGGGCAATCGCTACGGACGGGGCCTCATCCGCCCGGGCGGCGTGACGTTCGATCTGCCCGCCGACATGGCCGGCGAGATGCGCGCGCGCCTGGAGACGCTACGCGACGAACTGGAGCCGGTGGCGGCGCTGATGTTCGAGACCGCCTCGGTGCAGGCGCGGCTCGAAGGCGTGGGCACGGTGTCGCGCGAGCAGTGCGTGGCGCTGGGTTTCGTGGGTCCGGTGGCGCGGGCCTGCGAGGTGGCGCGCGACGTGCGCCACGATCACCCCTACGGGATCTTCCGCTTCGCGCACATCCCCGTGGCCACCGGCTGGGCGGGCGACGTGCACGCCCGCGCGCTCGTGCGGTGGCACGAAGTGCGCCGGTCGCTCGAGTTCGTGCTCGAACAGCTGGCCGCCCTCCCCCGCGGCGAGGCCCGCGTGTCGTGCGGCGCTTCATACCCGGGCCAGCTGGCCGTGGCGCTGCAGGAAGGATGGCGCGGCGAGATTGCCCACGTGGTCATCACCGGCGCCGACGGCGCGGTGCGCCGCCACAAGGTGGTCGATCCGTCGTTCCACAACTGGACCGCGGTGGCGGTGTCGCTGCCCGGCAACCAGATCTCCGACTTCCCGCTCTGCAACAAGAGCTTCAACCTCTCGTATGCCGGCCATGACCTCTAGCCGAGCGCCGCGGGCGCTCCGGACGCACAGGCGATGCTCGACTTCCTGAAACAACGGATGCGCCAGGGCATGCGCACGTCGTCGTTCCCCGACGGCCCGGTGGACTTTCCCGAGCGCTTTCGCGGGCTCCCCGTGCTCGATGCCACGCCCGGCGCGCCGCCGCTCGACGTGGGCGCCTGCCTGTTCAGTCCCGAGGAGGCGGGCGCGCGCCCCGAGGGCACGCTGACGTTCTCGCGCGACCACCGCATGGCCGCGTCGTCGCGCCAGGCGCTCATCTCCCCCACCGGACAGGTGGAGCTGGCGCGCGCGCTCGACGCCGAGATGCAGCGCCTGTTCAAGCGGTCGCTGCGCCTGCGCTCGGTGGTGGCCGGAAGCTGCGGCGGCTGCGAGGCCGAACTCAACGCGCTCGGCAACGTGGTGTTCGATCTGGCGCGGTTCGGCGTGCAGTTCGTGGCGTCGCCGCGCCACGCCGACGGCCTCATCCTCACCGGAACCGTGAACCGCAACATGCTCGACGCCGTGCGCAAGACGTACGAGGCCATGCCCAGCCCGCGCCTCGTCATCGCCGTGGGCGCGTGCGCCATCGCCGGCGGCCCATTCCGCGGCAGCGCGGAGATCGGATTCCCCAGCGACCTGCCCATCGATCTCTACGTGCCCGGCTGTCCGCCGCACCCGCTCACCGTGCTCGACGGCCTGCTCCGCCTGCTCGGCCGCCTCCCCTCGCCTACCGGGCCTGCTTCCGCCGCCACATGATGGTGCCGGCCACCGTGGCCGCGGCCACCACGATCGTCACCACCAACACCGCCACCACCTCGGGATTGTGGATCGCGCGGCCGGCCGCCCCCTCGAGCACCTTGGCCACGCCGGCGCCCAGCGCGAAGCCCAGCCAGTAGTAGATCGCCGCCCAGAGAATCGACGCCACCGCCGCGCCCACGAGAAACACCAGACGGTTCATCCGGAGCGAACCCGCCGCCACCGTGAGCAGGATCCGGAACCCCGGCACCAATCGTCCCAACGCCACCGCCACGGCGCCATGGGAGTTCAGCCACTCCGCGGTGCGGTCCGCGCGCGCGTCGCTGAACCCGAATCGGTGGCCCATGCGCCGCAGGAGCGGTTGTCCCAACCGCCGCGACACCTCGAACAGGATCGCGCTTCCCGTGACCGTGGCCGCGAACACCACCACCGTGGTGAGAAAGAAGTTCGCGTGGCCCGCGCGCCCCGCCGCGCCCAGCGCGGCGATATACACGTCGCCCGGCACCGGCAGCGGCACCCCCGATTCCTCCACGAAGATGCCCACGAACGCGCCCACGTACTTCCAGCGCGCCAGGAACGCGAGCACGGTCGCGATCACGACGCGGCGCCCGCCCCGGCCATCGCGTCGCGCAGGTCGAACTCGCGCAGGACCGCGCCGCTGGCTTCGAGCGCCAGATATTCCAGCCGGCTGCGGCGCATGCGCCCCGCATTCGCGTACCGGTCGCCGCGCACCAGGTACCGGCGGTGATTGTGCCCGAACACGCCCAGCGCGCACCGTTCGCGCTCCACCATCGCCAGGCAACGCCCGCGGTACATGCGGTCCACGCGCGCCGCCACCGTGCCCGCCACCACGGCCTCCGCCATGCTCGCCGCACCGCGCACCAGCCACAGGTGGCCGAATCGCCGCGAGATCCCGTCGCCGAAATTTCCCACCGACGAATCGTGCATCGGATCCACCACGTGGCCGTGCGCCACGAGCACCCGCCCCACCGCGGCGTGCTCGAGCACCAGCGACCGCGCCCCCGCCCCGGGATCGTGGTTGCCCTCGAGCCGCGCCAGCTCACCGGCGCGGGCCATCGCCGCGATCAGCGCGCTCAGCGCCGGATGCGCCTGCTCGGCGCGCGACACCGGTTCGAACAGCCCCTCGAAGATGTCGCCGTTGAGCACCACGAAGTCGCCCGCGTCCCGCGCGCGCTGCAGGAACGCCAGCGCGAGTTGCGCCTGCGCCGGCGCGCTGTAGCTGCCCAGATGCCAGTCGCCCGCGATCACCGTGCGGCTCACGGTGCCGCCCCGCGCTGCCGAGCCATCAGCGTGTCGTAGAGCGCCTGCGTGGCGCGCCGCGCCTGCTCCTGCAGGGGCTTGAGCACCGCGAGGTCGCGGGCGCGCTCCGGATCCTTGGCCACCGCGA
This genomic interval from Gemmatimonadaceae bacterium contains the following:
- a CDS encoding PTS sugar transporter subunit IIA; translated protein: MQLTLRQVASYLDVPDSTVRHWITSRDLPAHRVNERLYCNAIELWEWAVEHGVPVSKSLLEQAQRAPDAVPPLSTLIAEGGVHRDVPGATKAEVLRQVVARLPLPDDVDREFLISVLEAREAMGSTGIGDGIAIPHVRNPILLHVARSFVAACLLTHPVEFDAVDGKPVHALFLVVSATVPAHLRILAQLGYTLRDPELRRLLSTAAPTAAILERIAAVEASTSTPSRANG
- a CDS encoding proton-conducting transporter membrane subunit: MILVTLSVVLMLIAGVAAVALSARRALAERVFRTCLVAGAIAGLVPALRVLGGGTVADVSVASHVPGGPWVFGLDSVSAVFLLAVLLAGSASAFYGVTYLRRDASRRGVAVPHLLMTMLLAAMTLVVVARAAVPFLIAWEAMALTSYALIVTDHDRAENRRAGMLYLVATHAGTLALFALFAVWGSGGGDLSFGSLAAHPPVGPAQAAVLVAALVGFGMKAGVVPLHFWLPEAHAAAPSHVSAVMSGVVIKMGIYGLMRVGMLLGVLPAWWGWLLLALGAASGVLGVLWALAQHDLKRLLAFHSVENIGIILLGLGAGSLGVTYDHPLVAVLGFAGAALHTLNHALFKSLLFLAAGSVAHATGTREIDRLGGLARRMPRTAIAFLIGSAAIVGLPPLNGFLSEWLVFRSLLQAGLTPESLRMAVLAVAALGLIGALALACFAKVMGVVFLGSPRDAGVAAAHESTPGMMQPMAFLAAACAAIGLLPALVLPPLFRVGALVAGASLPGVWTLGVDPAVRTITWFTVALAAALAAAWAARSRLQRRRASRAADTWGCGFSPVTPRMQYTASSFATPVLDAYRAVAGVRVHRTATSFATHAVDPVLDAVVLPVWHGVQSAAGRVRPLQRGRLSLYLIYIVAALVGVLLYLVRWGRAS
- a CDS encoding DedA family protein codes for the protein MIATVLAFLARWKYVGAFVGIFVEESGVPLPVPGDVYIAALGAAGRAGHANFFLTTVVVFAATVTGSAILFEVSRRLGQPLLRRMGHRFGFSDARADRTAEWLNSHGAVAVALGRLVPGFRILLTVAAGSLRMNRLVFLVGAAVASILWAAIYYWLGFALGAGVAKVLEGAAGRAIHNPEVVAVLVVTIVVAAATVAGTIMWRRKQAR
- a CDS encoding NADH-quinone oxidoreductase subunit H, with amino-acid sequence MMPVVDPRAVAALAVLLVLAPALPGVAVKTKSWLTGRRGAPVLQLYADLAKLVRKGSVYSTTSTWVFRAGPVVTLAALVAAALFLPLDGRQAPAHFAGDLVAFAALLALARFALVLAGLDTGSSFEGMGASREVTFASFAEPTLFLCFIALVLATGHLSMSGMFGAPVAAAWAGAAAPLSLVAIALFVLLLAENSRVPVDDPATHLELTMIHEVIVLDHSGPDLALILYGSALKLAIFAALIVGLAVPRATRSLPEALLLLAAGLVAVAVAVGVVESVMARLRLTRVPQLLVGAGALALFGIILLLR
- a CDS encoding NADH-quinone oxidoreductase subunit K, whose protein sequence is MQTAAQIVLLLVVLTDFAVLGTSRLRTCIRALAAQGLLLGLLPIALAPQLTIHAVTLAAGTVLVKAILLPWFLTWAIREAAVRREVEPVVGFIASLLLGAAALALAFAITARLPLAEVREPLLVPVALATVMIGLIVLTTRRKALTQVVGYLMLENGIYLFGLTQMESVPFLLELGVLLDVFAGVFIMGIVVFHINREFDSLDSARLTELKD
- a CDS encoding proton-conducting transporter membrane subunit, producing MRLIALCLLPALIAAITMAARSPRVGRWRVVALVATAAAHLALTISLWVSPADATVNGWFGVDALGLLVLTVISIIFFATAVYTVGYLARETPRGGRAFVGGLLGFLSATTIVCVSQHLAMLWVGIEATTFSVAPLIYHRHDRRSLEAVWKYLLISSVGIALALLGTFFLASAQRDAPGAPLILGDLIAHAHELQPAWLRAAFLFLLVGFGTKMGLAPMHTWKPDTYGEAPALVGGLMAGGLTSCAFLGVARVTEIAMAAGMAPFIQPVLLGFGLLSLAVAAAFVIGQRDLKRLLAYSSVEHMGLLVLGLGLGGVGAYGTVLHLVNNGLSKAWLFLVTGNVVLAMGTSSAARVRGLVRALPVSGVLLVLGLFAVTGSPPFGLFISEFTILRAAVAGGHPWIAAVVLLLLAIIFVGMAALILEMALGEPESPVPPQRESAWLLAGPIALAAAVLMLGVYIPAPLQHVLAQAAVALGGRTP
- a CDS encoding metallophosphoesterase; amino-acid sequence: MSRTVIAGDWHLGSYSAPAQAQLALAFLQRARDAGDFVVLNGDIFEGLFEPVSRAEQAHPALSALIAAMARAGELARLEGNHDPGAGARSLVLEHAAVGRVLVAHGHVVDPMHDSSVGNFGDGISRRFGHLWLVRGAASMAEAVVAGTVAARVDRMYRGRCLAMVERERCALGVFGHNHRRYLVRGDRYANAGRMRRSRLEYLALEASGAVLREFDLRDAMAGAGAAS
- a CDS encoding proton-conducting transporter membrane subunit, with the translated sequence MIALGIAAACWTLGAGAALAFRRRAIGASLGAAGAVVGGVAAAEAAVRALGAPAGLHWSMPWSVPGGAVALRLDALAAAFLLPVAVVGAACALYGVAYLRHHAGRGHGGASMAAYNLLLLAMALVVTADNLVLLIVAWELMTLSSWALVVSDHDQRSVRAAGLQYLVAGHLATAALLLFALLFATATGGYAIAPLGPATTANAGLLFTLALIGFGTKAGLVPLHVWLPDAHPAAPSHASALMSAVMITMGFYGLARFIPLLGAPALWWAYTLMGLGAVGAVAGIAFSIAQRDVKRALAYSTVENAGLVALAMGVGVLATVLHRPVLAGLAWGAALLHLWNHALAKSLLFLGFGAAAQRAGSRDLDAMGGLLARWPVVGGTLVLGAAAIASLPGLNVFTSEWLLLRALLAGALDLSGVNRIALLGGILAVAFTGALAAAAFARLVGVGLLGTPRTAGAANAAPPERAMRLPIVALGAGCVLVAAMPHLALGALAPAVRVVAPAADLGAAEAMLRPIALLLPLLAAIVLLTLGLRAVATRRAMARRGPTWGCGYPAPTAAMQYTSTSFGGALTNVLQPLLHVETRRQMVARQLPITGERAVWPLSASWASSTADRVLERLYTPAFASIARAAQRLRSLHRARVTTSLVYMVVVVVVLLGLLVLPGLNR
- a CDS encoding helix-turn-helix domain-containing protein, translating into MVATLTDLLSPKQLAEYLQLSQRTVYRLLERGDLPAVKVGGQWRFRKAIVDEWLDVNMQRLDTASLHALESDDESGPRALSIAGLIASGNARIDVPAGSRDGVVRAFLGEVSFPEPVSVDLVCERVLERERLCSTAASGGVALLHTPRSRPRVLNAHDLVAIGRIQSPVDFGALDGTPTHTLILLLARSERDQLALLAKLTRLCQEPGFLAQLHDTRTADDVIALVRATESRIFVSTH